One Fundulus heteroclitus isolate FHET01 chromosome 1, MU-UCD_Fhet_4.1, whole genome shotgun sequence genomic window carries:
- the dcp1a gene encoding mRNA-decapping enzyme 1A — METLTAGHMMSLAALQRQDPYINKLLDVTGQVALYTFNSKVNEWEKTEIEGTLFVYSRSASPHHGFTIMNRLSTENLVEPINKDLEFQLQDPFLLYRNGNLGIYSIWFYDKRDCQRIAQLMVKIVKQEADHALRKTPERVDPGRTNGIAEPRPIDILELLSKAKEEYQRAQSGETEESAESTCIRKAPEPHRTHPAEKSSHTMVKQITVEELFGSPLPKEPAAQNAASSRDVPHAYVQKQPYPAAAHQSPLLAQQFSSHDPGAGQQPHGPAPYALNPSPVFKSMVPMPEPQPHCPASPLVMAPGGSEQHNALTAPAAPPAAFLGQDMVGSLKPAASSVNSGIHKPILAPSFLPSTLVPPRSFQEPKKDVFSQPPNLIAPMSAIPMSPGLAVPGSDASVLLSPSAFQQSMNKTTTIPAVPSAPPDPPSASGRPAEPLQAHCSKTQLQETLIHLIKNDSDFLSAIHVAYLQSVSKDFRNMKL, encoded by the exons ATGGAGACTTTAACTGCGGGGCACATGATGAGCTTAGCCGCTCTGCAGAGACAAGACCCGTACATTAACAAGCTGCTGGATGTTACCGGCCAGGTAGCTCTCTACACCTTCAACTCCAAGGTGAACGAGTGG GAGAAGACAGAAATAGAGGGAACTCTGTTCGTTTACTCAAG GTCTGCCTCCCCTCACCATGGCTTCACCATCATGAATCGGCTGAGTACAGAAAACCTCGTGGAGCCGATAAACAAAGATCTGGAGTTCCAGCTGCAGGATCCCTTCCTGCTCTACAGGAACGGCAACT TGGGTATCTATAGTATTTGGTTCTACGACAAGCGGGACTGTCAACGCATCGCCCAGCTGATGGTCAA GATTGTGAAACAAGAAGCGGACCACGCCCTGAGAAAGACCCCAGAGAGGGTAGATCCAGGCAGAACCAATGGAATTGCAGAACCCCGGCCGATCGACATCCTGGAGCTGCTCAGCAAAGCCAAGGAGGAATACCAGAGG GCGCAGAGTGGAGAAACAGAAGAGTCTGCAGAGTCAACGTGCATCAGGAAGGCTCCAGAACCGCACAGAACACACCCTGCTGAAAAG AGCTCCCATACGATGGTGAAGCAGATCACTGTTGAGGAGCTCTTTGGTTCTCCGCTCCCCAAAGAACCTGCTGCACAGAACGCCGCCTCCTCCAGGGACGTCCCACACGCCTACGTACAGAAGCAGCCCTATCCCGCTGCAGCTCACCAAAGCCCGCTCCTCGCGCAGCAGTTCTCGAGCCACGACCCCGGCGCTGGCCAGCAGCCACACGGACCCGCTCCTTACGCGCTCAATCCCAGTCCTGTCTTCAAGTCCATGGTTCCCATGCCAGAGCCCCAGCCTCACTGCCCGGCCTCCCCTCTGGTGATGGCTCCTGGAGGCTCGGAGCAACACAACGCCCTCACTGCGCCCGCcgctcctccagctgcctttcTGGGACAGGACATGGTCGGCTCTCTCAAACCAGCAGCTTCATCTGTGAACTCTGGCATCCACAAACCCATCCTGGCACCCAGCTTCCTTCCAAGCACGCTGGTTCCACCTCGCAGCTTCCAAGAGCCCAAGAAGGACGTTTTCTCTCAGCCTCCCAACCTGATCGCGCCCATGTCT gctaTTCCCATGAGCCCTGGACTCGCTGTCCCAGGCTCCGACGCCTCAGTGCTGCTGTCTCCCAGCGCCTTCCAACAGAGCATGAATAAAACCACAACGATACCCGCGGTCCCGTCTGCTCCTCCGGATCCACCGTCTGCGTCTGGAAGACCTGCGGAGCCTCTTCAGGCCCACTGCAGTAAAACGCAGCTGCAGGAGACCTTGATACACCTCATCAAG AATGACTCGGACTTCCTCAGTGCCATTCATGTGGCTTACCTGCAGAGCGTATCCAAGGACTTCAGAAACATGAAGCTGTAG
- the LOC105936432 gene encoding transketolase, whose amino-acid sequence MEDYHKPDQQTLQALRNIAARLRINSIKATTAAGSGHPTSCCSVAEIMSVLFFHSMKYRPEDPRNPNNDRFILSKGHAAPVLYAVWAEVGYLKENELLNLRKVDSILEGHPVPKQQFVDVATGSLGQGLGAACGMAYTGKYFDKASYRVFCLLGDGELSEGAVWEAMAFASYYQLDNLVAILDINRLGQSDPTPLQHHVEKYQRRCEAFGWHSIIVDGHSVEELCKVLSQPRHQPFAIIAKTIKGKGIPAAEDKMGWHGKPLPKDMSESVIRELQSRITSCNKRLYPAPPNEDASSVSLRNIRMPSAPNYKPGDKIATRKAYGVALAKLGRYNERVVVLDGDTKNSTFSELFRNEHPNRYVECYIAEQNMVSVAVGCAVRDRNVAFASTFATFFTRAYDQLRMAAISESNINLCGSHCGVSIGEDGPSQMGLEDLAMFRAIPNSTIFYPSDGVSTEKAVELAAVTKGLCFIRTSRPENNIIYNCNEDFHVGQAKVVYKTNDDHVTVVGAGVTLHEALAAAEMLKKERINIRVIDPFTIKPLDSKTIIDSGRATKGRIVTVEDHYYEGGLGEAVCSAVVNEAGFTVHRLAVSQVPRSGKPHELLRVFGIDRDAVVQAVRKMLSSSANAK is encoded by the exons ATGGAGGACTACCACAAACCGGACCAGCAGACGCTGCAGGCGCTCCGGAACATCGCCGCCCGGCTCCGGATCAACTCCATCAAGGCGACGACCGCAGCAGGCAGCGG CCATCCCACGTCATGCTGCAGCGTGGCAGAGATCATGTCCGTGCTCTTCTTTCACTCCATGAAATATCGACCCGAAGACCCCCGTAACCCCAACAATGATCGGTTCATCCTCTCCAAG GGCCATGCAGCTCCTGTGCTGTATGCCGTCTGGGCAGAGGTCGGCTACCTGAAGGAGAATGAGCTTCTTAATCTCCGTAAAGTCGACTCCATCCTGGAAGGACACCCCGTGCCG AAGCAGCAGTTTGTGGATGTGGCCACTGGGTCTCTGGGTCAGGGTCTGGGAGCCGCCTGTGGAATGGCCTACACCGGAAAATACTTTGACAAGGCCAG CTATCGGGTGTTCTGCCTGCTGGGCGATGGAGAGCTGTCAGAGGGTGCGGTGTGGGAAGCCATGGCCTTCGCCTCCTACTATCAGCTGGACAACCTGGTGGCCATATTGGACATTAACCGGCTGGGCCAGAGCGACCCGACCCCGCTGCAGCACCATGTGGAGAAGTATCAGCGACGCTGTGAGGCCTTTGG CTGGCATTCCATCATCGTGGACGGTCACAGCGTGGAGGAGCTGTGTAAGGTGCTGAGTCAACCCCGCCATCAGCCTTTCGCCATCATAGCCAAGACCATCAAGGGCAAGGGCATCCCAG CGGCTGAGGACAAGATGGGCTGGCACGGAAAGCCTCTGCCCAAAGACATGTCGGAGAGCGTGATCAGGGAGCTTCAGAGCCGCATCACCAGCTGCAACAAGCGCCTCTACCCCGCTCCGCCCAACGAGGACGCATCGTCCGTCAGCCTCCGCAACATCCGCATGCCCAGCGCGCCCAACTACAAACCCGGAGACAAG ATTGCGACAAGAAAGGCTTACGGCGTGGCCCTGGCCAAACTGGGCCGCTACAACGAACGGGTGGTCGTCCTCGATGGAGACACTAAGAACTCCACCTTCTCCGAGCTCTTCAGAAATGAGCACCCCAACCGCTACGTGGAGTGCTACATTGCAGAGCAGAACATG GTGAGCGTGGCGGTCGGCTGTGCTGTCCGGGACCGCAACGTGGCGTTCGCCAGCACCTTCGCCACATTCTTCACCCGAGCCTACGACCAGCTCCGCATGGCCGCCATCTCCGAGAGCAACATCAACCTCTGTGGCTCCCACTGTGGCGTTTCCATCG GTGAAGACGGTCCCTCTCAGATGGGCCTGGAGGACCTGGCCATGTTTAGAGCCATTCCCAATTCGACCATCTTCTACCCAAGCGACGGGGTCTCCACGGAGAAGGCTGTGGAGCTTGCTGCCGTCACTAAG ggtttGTGCTTCATCCGAACAAGTCGCCCAGAAAACAACATTATTTACAACTGCAATGAAGACTTCCATGTTGGTCAGGCTAAG GTTGTGTATAAAACCAATGATGATCATGTAACGGTGGTTGGAGCAGGAGTGACCCTCCACGAGGCTCTGGCTGCAGCGGAAATGCTGAAAAAAG AAAGAATCAACATTCGTGTGATTGACCCGTTCACCATCAAACCACTGGACTCCAAGACTATCATCGACAGCGGCAGGGCCACCAAAGGACGCATCGTCACAGTGGAAGACCACTACTATGAAG